From the genome of Glycine soja cultivar W05 chromosome 14, ASM419377v2, whole genome shotgun sequence:
ctatgcgtggtaattaattaattattcatttgttgAATTAAAAACCTTTCAAAGATACATATAACTATTAATGAAGAGTTACATTTCATTTCATGATCCTTGAGGAAGAGTTACActtattcatatttatatctTTACATGAATAACCACATTATTTCATGAaaagatagaacctttcattaaattttaaaatctcttgtggtatatttattttagagtatatgatttaatttctttacATATTTTCACTTAAATAATTACAGTGTAATTGAAGCTTGCCTTGGATCCACCGCTATTGTTATGGTTTCATCATCtcataataattgaatttttaaaaataatggtaCACGtactagttattttttttttaaatttaaaatatttttttataaaaaaaaccgtattttaacaaatattgtttttggtgttattttaacaaatatagtTGGACATAcatgattataaaaaatggttatataaaaatttctatttataatttcattGTAAGGGTGGGTAAGTGGGCTGACCCACCCCGCTTAAGGTTCGCCCGCATTGGCAGCGGACTGGGCCCGTCCGTCCCGCATTCTTACACTGACCAAATAAATTGATCTGTCCCTGCCTCGTGAACCCCGCGGGTCAAATGAGCATGTTTGCAGGcataatttttaaagaatttcaatttcaataaaaatacaacataatcaaattaagttcaatacaaatgtaaataaaatcttaacaattagtcaattacatatttgaatcaaattaagttccaagtaataaatctaaaatatgaaacttaaacatctccaacaataaataatttcatatttgaaaCAATAAAATCCTAATGCAGGCAACCCACAGATCCCGCGGGCCAAACCTGCATAGTCCACGGGTTAAGCGGGGTGGACTCAAAAATATTACATAACCATGAaccgtttaaaaaaattgatccgTTACCCGCTCAAACCACAGCCCCCGCGGACCAATTCATGGACCTGGATCCGTTTGCCCCCCTTACACATGAGAATAATTACCCCCCTTACACATGAGAATAATTAATATAGATCGAACGTTACATATTTTCTTAATGTGATTTCAAGaactataaataacaataatgagttgatccttttttttctatgctTCTAAACACTACCAAATAGTTATTAGTTATTAGTATCCTACGTAACAAATCAATTTTTCGATTCCAACCATCTCAACAGCAAGACCAATTctacaaatattattaattcttcCGTAAAATAATACAGGCCAAAAAGTAAATTCACTAAATATAGATCAGAATATCAAATGCAATGTCATTCCAGACATTTGCTTAAGATCTCCAGAGAGCAGAAAGTCACAATCACCACATAaagcaataatttttaaattgacaAATACTAAATTCCAACGACccagagaaaaacaaaacacgTACGATTAATttggaattcaaaatttttgttattactTGAAGAAAGAGTAACGAAATTAGGCTGTAGGTAAACACTTCAACATGCTGCTCTTGCTCctccttcttcagttgtgcagCAAGTATGGTTCGAATTAAGATAAGAATAAACCTAAACATTCCTCCCGCGACAATGCCTACCCATATCTTGAGTTTCATGAGTTGAAATACAGATAAGCCGCAAAAGAAGTACATCATGCTACTTTCGACACCGAGACTATGCATTCTTGATAAGGCTAAAGCTATGATAACATAAAGAGCAATCCAatagtaaatatatttatcaaggCAGGAGAGCATTACATCTGCTGGGAAGAATATAAAAGAATGAAATTGGTATTTCTATATAATTGTCAATTTCTATAAAATTGCTTTTACAGTGCATTTACTGCtcagaaaaataaattcattcttATCACCACCTGCTTCAAGAGGAGACAGATCGATGGATGATACAACTCCAAAGTTTTAAAGGGAACACATGTCAAGAGGATGCCACCTTGGGTACATCCAACCATTTCCACACCATCAGAAAACCAGTCTCATCTGCAGTGAAGAAAAGGCCCACCAAGACCTAACTCAAATGATGCCACATCTTTTTTGGCAAATAAACGTCCCCTCTctgaaaatttgtttaaaaagaaaCATGGTAAGAGgatgcaacaaaaaaatattacaatgatGGAGGTAAAGTAACAAAATACGTGAATACTTTAGGTTTACTTACGATGGCAATTCATACATATGAACTGAACTCTGCACGAGGAAAATAATATATGCTTACCTTCTGCATCAGGCATCCCAAAAAGAGAAATAACACCctgtaataaaaattaaaaaattattaacttaggAGATTGACCAACTCCTTCATGACCATTATAAGAAATATCAACTTGGTTTtttacaaatcaaaataaaactagaTGATAGAAGGTTAAGTAGTTTACATTTTCTTCCGTTATTGTCAAACCCAAATGAACTTGACAACAAATATTGGTCCCTAACAAATAAGAGATATGACTTTGTCAGGATGCTCATTTAGTGTCATTGTACACTGTAATATTGGGCCCGGAGTACAGCATCTCGCATCCAAGAGTCAGGCAAACCACTGTTTTAGTACGGCCAGTGAGTGATGATGCAACCTGTTCAAAAGGAGACTTAGATTTAGAGCTTCCTCTCCAGGTAGAAATAACACCATCCTAAAATACATATATTGATAGACAACAGACAAAAAAGTAAGAGTTCTGAATATGATGAAAGAAAAAACCTTTCAGTTAACTAACTACAACAAAATAGGTTAGAGGAATAtgacactacaagaaaaatgacctatGCTTACAGACGCCTTTTTCCTACAGATATTaattagtgtaggtaaatcTCAAAAATACTTCTACCTACAAGTGACTAATGTAGGTAAAATTCAACCATTTGTACCAACCATTATTTGGTGTaagtaaattcattaaaattgaaaaaagactTCTACCTACAATTACATTgtgtaggtaaaactccaaAAAACTTGTGCCTATGGTtgattagtgtaggtaaaactcaaaaAGATTACTACCTACAAAAGCACAGTGTaggcaaaattctaaaaaactTATACCTACAATTATGTAATGTAGATAAAACTTCATAAAACATGTGCCTATAATTGGTTGATGTAGGTATAACCTCAAAAGTCTTATACCTATAATTGttggtgtaggtaaaactcTTTAAGAcgatttaaatttgaatactagtctcttgtttttttagtaaatactcAATATCACAAAATAaccattcaatttaaattaatttttagttaataattgtttaaaattttaaagataaaatatattaattagtaatattaaattttaatttagattaacattatttttatggattaatttagattaacattattttttatggcaatttcttgttagtttcagcaatcatattcattttatcttgaaatcaaactccaAAATGACCACAAGCCTTTGGATTATGGACCGGGCCGAGTATTTTAGTCAAATCCACTTCAATCTCTGTTTAAACCCTGCCACTccgttttttctcttcttctcgtGCTTCGGCGGAAATCGGCTTAGCTCTTCGACCGGTTAGTGCCACGGAACCAGTTTCACTTTCGGATCTGTAATCTAGGGTTAGAATTCGAAGAGGAAAACACTAATTTGTCTCTTCTTTTTGTTAATTAGAACGAATTTGTccttttctgcttcaatcttcGTCGTTTTTCTTAATAATGTTCttgttttcattgtttttctttttccgaaAGACAAGCTGTTTGGTGCTTGTTGGGTGATTCTGAGACTTTTTTCTTTGGTAAATTTGAATTGgtgttccatttttttttaaaattgttttgagGTGGTGAGGGTGAAGGTTTTATGTTTTATCTGGAGGATGATTTGAATCTTGTGATTTGTGAAGCACGTAGTCAATTGCTAAATACGATGTGATTGTGAGAAGTTCTTCTTGGAAGATGTGGATCTTCCTTGCTAATCAGTTGTGTTTAGCTTGCAACGATTTCAATTTGCTGTTTATCCTGTTAGTTTGGAAATGTTTCAGCTGCATTttgaattttctctttattttgttagttttctggtGATACTGATTTTGAGGAAGCTTGCTAAATCTGGTTTTGTGGAAGATTTTAGTCTGGCTTGTTTTTGGTGCTGTTACTCTACACAACCTTTTTTCATCAGCTATTTGGTATTGTCagtttttccttttggttttggagatttttatgttttctcttCTGTTTTGAGGATACATTTTGTCTTTTCTGTGCTTTTATACTTTattgtcaatagtgttttatttctattttagaaaattgaCCCGATTTGAAAACGTTGACTCCCAAATATCCTGGTATTTAACATGGATTTGAGTCTTTGTTGTTACTTGTTGACACTAGGCATTGCTAGcagaattataattttatggagGTCATTTTAGGGTAAAATAGGATTAACTATGGTTGCACCACGTTAGCTCTTTGGAGTCAAGGTACGCATTACATAAATTCTGCCACACACATAACTATGGTTGCACCTCAGGAACGTGACAAGCTATTTTGATTCAACTAAGCAGCTTGTGAATGGGATTCCCCTGCCACTAGATCTTGGATCCAACATTGATGATGTAAAAGTGAAAGTCACCACGACTGCTGATTCTCTCTCCAAGAAGGCTAAAGAAAATTCAAGGATGATACACAAAGTCATAGATGGAGTGTAAGTACACGAATTTAGATGTTTCATTTGgtttatgaatatatttttttgctgattAATTAACATTGCTTGTTGTGATCATCTGCAGGAGACTGGCTCTTGTTACTGTTGCTGTTGTTATGATCTTTGTTGCATTTCTCGGATTGTGCATGTTTGATTTTggttttgtcttttttatttttcttactctATACTAAATGTTAACCAAATCATATGaacttgatttaatttttgCAGTATTTTCTTTACTTGCTTTGCCGTGTCCTGTATACTCGTAAGTTGAATTCATTTCATTTCCTTCACTCTGATAGATTTGTCTCCCGTTAAGTTTCTATCGGTAAAAgatgttcttttttctttttatcgtGGCTGCAGCTTGGTGGTTATTGGATGGATTCTTGTTACAGGCACCTTGTTACTTTGTGCTGCATTTCTATTTGTCCCTAAGTAAGTTCCTATATATTGCTTGGAGTCAATTGTTCAACTTCATGAAATCAATACAAAGCTTGTAATGGATAGATAATTGGATCGAATTAATGAATTCATTAACTAATGTTACACTTGCATATatgcatatgtatatttttgaacTAAAAAATAGTAGTAATGTATAAGATCATAGGGCAGAGTAATTGGTGTGTTGGGTTGGAGTTAGCTGGAGCTGGGTTTCTTGTGTGGTGTGTTGGTGTTATGGCTGAGGGATGAAGAAAGATAAGGTGTCTCTCCGACTCCGAATAATGGGAAGAAGCTAAAGGACAAAAGCGATTTTTGACGGTTTGCATTAATTctactttccttcttttttttttccattaaaaaacAGTCAATGATCCtgctaaagaaaataaataaataaacagtcCATAATTAGTCATTTTAGTTCCTTCGGCATCTATAATAGAAGTTAATTAATgacttctttaaaaaaatattattttgatgtaTCTTATgtgattttgaattctttagaattaaaaagaattatttatataaacaattattatttatatgttgtttaactttttgtattaaatatatataataaaagaaatataatatttaagttaacaaaagtttctcatcccaaaaaaaagaaatcatttgATGTCTTGTTCAGGGAAAATAGCTATTTGTATTGATTGCTTTTGTTCTTCTGAAATTAATGTACATTTTTAGTCTGACACTCCGACCACAGACTTCTCAATGATTTATAAACTTTATGGAACTTAAGTATCACTTAATCCCTATTACTAATTTCCCCTGTTCATTATTCTTTATAGAATTTTATAGATGGTCAGGTTTATCAGCAGAGAACCTTTAGTTTCCATTGCTGATCTTACCCTTTTCATTTATGAAGAATTGGCTGTAAATGTCCATTACATGGAATGCTTTGGTTCCTTTGCTCCCATAAGAGGTTTGACTGAAGATGGGAGCCAAGCCCAATGGTTTGTAGATGGACAGGAAACATTTGAAGCAATTGCTACTTCAATTCAAGATGCAAAGTCAGTTGTTCACCAAtaatttacacacacacacacacacacacacacacatatatatatattggtttcctaattcaattttaataataagagaATGCAAATCGGCTGCAGATCTTCATTACGGGTTGGTGGTTGTGCCCAGAGCTATATCTGAGATGACCTTTTGATAGCTTTTCTACCTCTCGGTTAGATTCGTTACTAGAAGAAAAGGCTAACCAAGGGGTTCAAGTATGCCTACTATTCTCATCAATACATTCAAGCTTGTTTGTGTTCATCTTAGAAGATTTAATTCTTTATAAGATTGATTTACAATAAAGAGAATAATGCTTATGCCATTAAATGATCCAACAGATCTATGTGCTTCTCTACAAGGAGGTTTCTCTAGCTTTAAAAATCAACAGCTTGTACAGTATGAGAAGACTGTTAAAAATTCATGAGAATGTGAGGGTATTACGCTATCCTGATCATTTTGCTGCTCGTGTGTTGCAGATTTAATTTCACAGGGTTCAATTCTAGGTGTTGAGGTCAACGTTTCTAGAAAATCATATTCTACTCAACTGGTTGTCATGGAAGATGAGAATGGGAACCAAAATTCTGCGCCACCTCAAAACGAAGGGTTTCTCATCCCGAATATATTTACTTTAACTATACCGCAggttaatgaatagcttaataCGTAGCTTTTGATTTCGTGAATAGTTTGGTTGAGTTTTCTTGTTGTGGTACTGATTTTGATTGGATTCTTACTGGTTTGTGGTAGGTTGATGGAGGTTCCAATTTATCAATTAAAGTTTGGTGGTCATAATAACTTCTCAATTTGAaacttttatataaaagttattgtgaacataataataagaattCTGACTTTGAAAGTGCTTTTGCAATGCTCAAAATCTTGAGAAGCAGTTCTCAATTTTTGTTGTTGCCTTTTGGTATAATAAAGTTGTTTTGGACACTATTGATCATGATAGGGACACAAATGTTGCTCTTCACTGTTACCATCAACTAACTAGTGCTAACttatgttttgaaattattaatatgAGGGATCATaatattcatttcattttatctttttgtaaatagttatgagtattattattttccatTTCGGGAAAATTAGACTATCATAATATTCGAATTTATGATAGTCTAATTTTTGTAAATAGTTatgagtattattatttttgtaaatagttATGAGTGTTATGGAATGCATTTgtatagaaattgaaatgaacACTTTTTCGAATTTATGTTTCCCTTCCACTCCCAATCCCCTATTTAGAACCTTGGCAAGCAATCAAGTAATTTTATTCATTGTTCACTTTAATGTGGATTGATTTTTCAGGACTTGTCTCATCCTTTCCTTGCCAAGGCAATCAAGTAATTTTATTCATTGTTCACCACCTCTCTCATCCCCTCTTCCTTTGAGCCAAAGCAAaagtatgaaaaataaaatgaggtaTTTAATTTGGGTActataaaaaagtaataactTTCATTTGCTCGAGTCACATTTTTAATTCTGATAGCTGCTGAAGGAAGTACCTGTTtctatttaaatgttttatttgagAATACATGCTACAGGACATCCCTTTATTGGTGCATGATGGTCAGTACTTGCAGTTTGAGTTATTTCCTCGACCTCAATTTGGAATTACTCTTTCAACTTAATTGCTTATTCTAATGATGTGCAGTTTATATACTTCCATTGCTGATACAATATAATAATAGCCTCTGTAGTTGCATCAGTGAGTTATTTATATAAGCACTTGAGCAAAGGAAAGAGCAATAAGTTCACCAAATCACTAcggtgaaaaaaaatattcaataattgATAATAGATATAATCAATTATTGCTGTAATTGAGTATAGGAATGAACGTATCATGTTAGCTGAAAAGTGATTAtaagatatattttgtttgaattttctaaaaaaattgtttattttttttataaaaagattagAAAAATAGTATCAAGTTACTTGTAATAgttgattttgtatttaaaattttacttattaaaaaaaaattgtttccctcTTTAAAATGAGTAAATAGTGTATGGtttaaagagttttactctaTCATCTAATTACTAATTACCAtacatatatgataagtttagtTACTTTAAAAGTAATTACTTTAAAAGCCATACTATCTACAGTATCTCTAATTAATTGATAGTAgaaagatttttatatttactaaGAAGGACCTGCCACTAGCAAAACAGTACATTTGAACAGTGGTGGCAATCATGTTTCTAACAGATTTCTAAACAGCTTTTGGTGGGTAAAATTGGTTGTCCAATCCTTCCatcattttttgttctttttaaatttctaaaggATGGATTATGATGTTTTTTCTGTTATATTTAGCAAAACATGTTGCTAAATATAAAATTGGTTCTCTTTTAAATTGGTTGTGATTTATTGtaagttttgaaatttaaatggctCAGGTACTTAGATCAACTTGGAATAGCATCCTGCTACAGCACTAAAGTCTATTGCAGGCAGACTTTAATTGGAGGGAACTATGGCCTTCTCAATACCACCACCTTTGCTCCCAATCTTGACTACTACAGGTAAGTACTAATTGAAAATTGCAACAAACgaaaagaaaatactttttttccttGAAGGTTACTTGAAGATTTCTGGTGATTATTACATCATGTTTGAACATATCTAATCCTAGGTTCTGGCCTTGTTTCTAAACAGTGCAGTTTTGTGGCATCAGCTAATGGGAAAGAAGGTTCTTGCGGTCTCAAGTGATGTTCATATTAAAGACTTTTACCTATAATTAGGAAATGTAAGtagaagttaatgacttttacctacagttgAAGATAATAGGTACATATTaaagacttttacctacagttaggaaatgtaagtagaagttaatgacttttacctacacactATACATAGTAGGTAAAACCTATAGTGACAGACAATTAGCTGTCACTATACGCCCCCTCAGAGTTGACAGAAGAAACGTCCGTAGGACAAAGTCTATCGTATATTTACCTacagattttttatttacagtGACAGTTTTTGTCTGTAGGTataggtcatttttcttgtagtgtgaTTAGATAATAACATGATTAGTTACCTCTGCACCAGCAAAGAGTGTATCGTTGCCAACAATCATGGCACGGACTCGGCCTTTGTGTCCATCAAGACTAAACTAGGTGATGGTCTCAATGTTCCAAGCCTTCACAATAACCACAGACTCATAATCAGTTTGCATGTACTACAATAATTAGACATTATCAtacatcaaaacaaaacaatgtcAGATAAGAGCTTACCTTGACAGCATTTTGCAGACCAACAAAAATCCATGGCCCCTCTCTCATCAAAGAGGTAACATCAGCACCAACTGCGGTTCCCATGAGTGCAAGCCCTGAAGGGAACTCACCAAATTGAAGAAATATTGTTGTTGCATGGtcagaagaagaaataagagGGAGCCAGAGTTGTGAACAATAGGTGGCACGGCCAAGACCTTGACGGATGAACATCACTGTCCATGAAGCGCAAACCCGTGTCGATCGTGGTCGTGGTGGAGGCGATGGctctggtggtggtggtggaggtgacGGCGGTGGATACGGTGGTCGTGGGAGGGAGGCAAGAAAGGAGCCGAGGGGCACAAGGTGGGTGTGGTTGCGGCTCTCGAGAGGAAAGGTAGTGTCTCCTCTGCCGGTAAGAAGGGCCGGCCAAGGTGCGGGGTGTTGCGGCATAAGTGCGGCAAATTTACTTTATAGGGTTTCTTTTAGAAACTATTTACGAAAGCGGGTCTCATTTGTAACAAATTACAGGGGGGGTTCGTTTTTTACGTGGGTGCCGCCGGTGGCACTGGCGGGAAGGGTGAGCCGCCAGTACCAATGGTGGTATAATGGGTACCGCTAGTAGCAACAGCGGGACAGGCACGGCTGAGTAGGAGTGAGAAATGGGTATCGCTATTTCTCCTGGCGGGACATGCCTACGTGGGTAGTCCCGTCTTTGGAGCTGGCGGGATAGGGGCAAAGAAGGTGGGTACCGCCAGCTGAGGTTGCGGGATAGAGGGAGAGGAGAGAGGGATGGGATGCTGCAACTGCCAGTTGCGGGACAGGCTTGATGCCGCCAATGGCTGTTGCGGGACAGGCTTGATGAGACAGCACCCATGGTTCACGTGTTCAAGCTTTGTTTCAGTTCTGAAAAGCCTAAGCTGCACCTAGGGTTTATGTTCAAGGCTTTCACGGTCTGCACCTTGCAATTTAGTTTTCAGTTCTGAAAAGGCTATACTATATAGCATGTGAACGCTAAAAAAATTTGAACGTTGGGGTTTAATTTTTCAGCTATAAAAAACAAATGTGTTGAACTCATTCTTACACAGCTTACTTTGCtttctctttccttcttcttgagtTTGAGAGATTATTGTGTTGTGCTGTTCTGTGCTTTCATCCTTCAAGTGCCCTTCAAGTGCCCTTAAATTCCTGGTATGTATTTTCAAAGtaaatatgttaatatatattataagtttaaGTTAGTTAGTATTAGTATTAACAAATATTCTAAGTTAGTTAGTATGTAAATAGTAGGTTAGTTATTATTAACAAAAGTTCTAAGTTTAAATGAGTTCGTATGAGTAGCTATTGTGTTATTATTTTgtacttattaataaatattccaatgttaggttagttagtatgaaaatattatttagttaggttagttagtatgaaaatattatttggttagttagaattaaaattttatttagttattgttattgtatatattgttagatgttatttggttattgtatataatattttagtattagTAGTAATTACAGCATAGcatagaatattattattaattttttttatcaaagaatgagaattttattatgaattctAGAAAtatctgtaaaataaaatatattctaactcaagaaatataaagttttctaaaataattattctttcttatcaacttgtttcaattatttttctaaatttattttatttgtatactaCATACGTTGTATAGAATCTAAATTAATTGTATTCTTAATTATTggtagaattaaaatatatgatgtaCTTTTGCATGGGGTTGAGAAACTAATTATTCTTATGagttttaaataagaaattattttataacttaatctctcgtaaaaaaattgtatgagtaagtataattgaaaagaatattatatatttgtttagttagtataaaaatattacgtgtatatatatttagttgttgtgtacattcttaaattttatacatgtcATATTAGCTTTTTTAGTATTAGGTATATATTTAGGATGATAGTTTagtctaataaatatatatacatgcatgATACACATACgtaatattagattttttagtattaggcacaagttaatattaggtttaggtatatatttataaattttagacacatgtaaatttttagtttttgtaatattaaatatttgacacttaaataaataattgtaatattagACACTTGACACacgtaaatttatctttttagtattataattttgtattttaaataaatgagttgataatttaatattatttgagttaattattttttagttagaatggtatatatattatttgttagttttaatttgtacgttaatattatttgttttagaaaatttaagtgattaaatatatgatacattgtatattattattatttttgtatatatattattgaaatgattttttgcatttcaatatttgtttgtattataaataatttgttagtccatattttattcaattatttatttgttaattgtagaaaaaaaattactaataaattaaagttttcttcacatgtattttaatttatgtatagaatatattaaaaattgaccagtttgattttttacaaatttattgttatatatttaaagtttactaataaattaaacttttcttcacatgtattatattttattttgcagtagcaatggcatcttcatcatcatcttcatcacatATTAACATTAAATCTAGCCCCATCGATACTGATGTATTATGGATGCAACctaagcatgtttcagaacatgtttggaatggagaagaagaaaggaaattacatatcagacgagctgtccccacgtatcaaggggaagaacaaattccagaacaaatttttcc
Proteins encoded in this window:
- the LOC114384455 gene encoding heparanase-like protein 3, coding for MKNKMRYLDQLGIASCYSTKVYCRQTLIGGNYGLLNTTTFAPNLDYYSAVLWHQLMGKKVLAVSSDVHIKDFYL